CGTCACCGGAGACGATGCCGCCATAGATGTCCCCGTTTTCGACCCGGGTTCCCCCTGGACCGCCAGCTCCGACAGGTGCCCAGAGCACGCCGGTGAACTGACCCCCGTCCACCGATGCGTTGAACGTGTCGTTCGCGTAGAAGCGGAGCTGTGGGGCGTCGTCGCCGGGGACGGAGACCGTGCCACCGTGGACTCTGAGACCGGCGTCTCGCCATCCCGAGACGCTCACTTTGCCGTCGCTCGGGTTCGCCCCCATCGTCCGGACGTAGACGTTGACGCGATTGTCCCCCTGGACGTCGATGGTACCGCTCACGTCGACATACTCGTCGACGACGATGGTGATTGCGCCATCGTTCGTGTCGAGTTCTAGCGTCTCGCCACTGCCGAGGTCGATTCTCTCGAGGTGGTACCGCCCCGCGTTCTCGATCGTGACCGTCGACCGACTCGAGAAGTCGAGCGTGGGGTCCGGCCCGCCCGTTATCGCGTCGTAGGCGTCGTTCGCGTCGTCGTTGTCGTTGTCGTCTGCCACATCCTGTCCCATCGTGGCGACGAAGTGATTCAGCGGTGACCGCGTGTCGACACCCGAGATCTGCTCCTCGCTATCGTAGGAGGCGCTCCCGGACGCGGAGAAGCTGTCCGTCCAGTAGATGTCTCCGTTGATGTCGGCGCTGCCGGTGATGTCGACGTCGGACCCAGAACGGATGTTCCCGTGGAAGTTTGCGTTGCCCTGATAGTCGACGGAGCCGCCGAACGTGACGTTCCCGTTCGACCCCGTGGCGCCGGAGGAGTACTGCGAACAGTAGTCGCCTGGCTCCGACGAGTTGTAGCTGTCAGTGTAAAACGGGTTCGATCCGGGCGAGTCCCCACACGGGCGCCCCCCGTTGCCCTGGACCTGGAGGCTTCCGGAGGAGAGCCCGGCGACCGCAGACGTGAGTTTGGTGGTTCCGATAGGCGTCACCAGGTCGATGGTCACCCGCTGGTTTGGGGGGTCGTAACTGACTTCGCCGTCGGTCCGCGTCTCGAAGTATTGCCCCCAGGCCCGGTAGTAGTCGCTCGTTATCGTGACGACGATGGTCCCGTTCTGAATCGGGTTCGAGACGTCGACCTCGTTCGAGCTGGTCCGTCGAACCGACGCTCTCTCGCTCAGCGAGGTGTCACCCTCGACACTGATAATCGGGAACGTCAGCGTCGCGTTCCGGTAGTGAAACTCCGGCGGCGAGACCATCACCGACCCGCCGTCCGTCTCTTTCCAGACGCCACCGCCCTGATATGCGACGGTACTGCTCGCCCCAGTCGTGCGGACCGAACCGAGGTCACGGTCCACGAGCGTGACAGTTCCACTCGGTTTCTCGTGTTCGATAGTGACGTGCCCGGCAGTCTCGTCCAATACGTACCCGTCGTTCACCCCGCCCGGGATGTGAACAGTCTGTGCGTTCGAACTGCCGAGCGCGACCAGCGCCGTCTCGGAGTCCAGCTGCGTCAGGGCTTGTTCTGCCCGTTCGTTTGCCAGCTGGTCTTGCGTCGTCGTAATCGCTCCCGACCCCAGCGCGACGACCGCCGTCGCGCCGATAAACATCACTGCGAACACCAGCAAGAGGCCCAGGGGCGCGCTCTGTGCCCGGGTTCCCAACGGCGGCTCTCTGGACCCCATACTTCTTTCAGGATTCTATCGCTTACTTAATAAGTTCGGTGGCTCGGCTATCACTTTAGAGACTAACCGACAATCGCCGGGCACGAGCGCCCGTCGGTAGGCCGTGATCGGGTCACTCGTACGTGACGGTAGTCTGTGACGGCGCCGGTCGCAGGACGTAACTCGTGGCAGCACCGCGCTGGACGGGGCGGAGGCCTGCCGTGAGAATGGTGGCGTCGCCGGTCCCGATCTCGAACGGCGCGCCGAACCTCAGTGGACCGTCGTCGGGCGTCGTGACCATCGCCTCACGGCCGTCTGTCAGTGCGGCGTCGATGCGGGCGACCACGAGCTTGAGATAGACGTACTGGCCGGTCATCAGCTCCTGTTCGAACGCGAAGGCGGTCCCGTCGTCGGCTACCTCGACCAGGTCCACCGACGCGTCCTCGATGGAAAAGAGCAGCTCGGCGCCCTCGTGTTCCTCCGTCTCGGTGGCAGCTGCCGCCGGGAGCACGCGCAACTCGCTGACCGTGACGACACAGGAGTCGAAGTCCGCGACGGCGTCCGAGGCGTCCCGGAACCGCGTCACGAGGAGGCCCGTCTCGCCGTTCCGGCCAGGACAGCCCGCGAGCGCACCGCTGCCGGCCACGAAGCCGGCCGTCCGGAGGAAATCGCGGCGCTGCATACCGAGGTAGTACACGAGTCCGTTATAAAGGTCTGCTGCCCGCTCCCGCGAGATAGAAACCGTTTTGTCGGGCCGGCGACGACGACCCGGTGGGAACAGCACGACCGCAAATCTGACACGCCGTGGGCTTCCATGGCTCGGGATTGCGGCCGTGTTCGGCATCAGCCGATGCCAATACGCCTCGCTACCGGTTAGCGACGAGCGGTCTGTGCCGTTCCAACCAGAACTATGGCACGAATGCACACACGCCGCCGCGGCTCGTCCGACTCGGACAAGCCCGTGGCAGACGAACCCCCCGAGTGGAGCGACGTCGACGAGGACGCCATCGAGGACCGCGTCGTCGAACTCGCCGAACAGGGCCACTCGCCCAGCGAGATCGGCCTGCAGCTGCGCGACGAGGGCGTTCAGGGCACCCCCGTCCCGAACGTCAAACTCGCGACCGGCAAGAAGGTCACCGAGATCCTCGAGGACAACGACGCCGACCCCGACCTCCCCGAGGACCTGCGGAACCTCATGGAGCGGGCCGTCCGACTCCGTGAGCAC
The DNA window shown above is from Haloarcula halobia and carries:
- a CDS encoding DUF7289 family protein, giving the protein MGSREPPLGTRAQSAPLGLLLVFAVMFIGATAVVALGSGAITTTQDQLANERAEQALTQLDSETALVALGSSNAQTVHIPGGVNDGYVLDETAGHVTIEHEKPSGTVTLVDRDLGSVRTTGASSTVAYQGGGVWKETDGGSVMVSPPEFHYRNATLTFPIISVEGDTSLSERASVRRTSSNEVDVSNPIQNGTIVVTITSDYYRAWGQYFETRTDGEVSYDPPNQRVTIDLVTPIGTTKLTSAVAGLSSGSLQVQGNGGRPCGDSPGSNPFYTDSYNSSEPGDYCSQYSSGATGSNGNVTFGGSVDYQGNANFHGNIRSGSDVDITGSADINGDIYWTDSFSASGSASYDSEEQISGVDTRSPLNHFVATMGQDVADDNDNDDANDAYDAITGGPDPTLDFSSRSTVTIENAGRYHLERIDLGSGETLELDTNDGAITIVVDEYVDVSGTIDVQGDNRVNVYVRTMGANPSDGKVSVSGWRDAGLRVHGGTVSVPGDDAPQLRFYANDTFNASVDGGQFTGVLWAPVGAGGPGGTRVENGDIYGGIVSGDVNIDTKGRIHYDQALGDTQVVSRKANVVKITYVHVSENTVRFED
- a CDS encoding DUF4382 domain-containing protein; amino-acid sequence: MQRRDFLRTAGFVAGSGALAGCPGRNGETGLLVTRFRDASDAVADFDSCVVTVSELRVLPAAAATETEEHEGAELLFSIEDASVDLVEVADDGTAFAFEQELMTGQYVYLKLVVARIDAALTDGREAMVTTPDDGPLRFGAPFEIGTGDATILTAGLRPVQRGAATSYVLRPAPSQTTVTYE
- a CDS encoding 30S ribosomal protein S15 gives rise to the protein MARMHTRRRGSSDSDKPVADEPPEWSDVDEDAIEDRVVELAEQGHSPSEIGLQLRDEGVQGTPVPNVKLATGKKVTEILEDNDADPDLPEDLRNLMERAVRLREHMDENPGDHQNKRALQNTQSKIRRLVDYYRGDELDEEFTYSYDEAVELLD